A stretch of DNA from Anaerobacillus isosaccharinicus:
ATACAAACAATAAAAATTAAATAATCTCGTATAATAGCAGGAATAAGGCCTGCGAGTCTCTACCGAATTACCGTAAATAATTCGACTACGAGTGAATGTAGCCTTAGCTAGGTGTATCTTAGCATGGTTATTTATTATTCTAATTCGAGGTAGCTCGGATTCTTTCATTCACTCATAGTTTTTTTATGGGTTGAATGGTAGAGTCCGAGCTTTTTATTTTTTCTAACACAGTAGGAGGAAGTGCAGATATGGAGGAGTTAAAACAAGCAATTTTAAACAAGGGAGTTGTTCTTTCAGACGGAGTACTGAAAGTTGACGCATTTTTAAACCATCAAATCGATCCAGTTCTAGCTTTACAAATTGGAAAAGAATTTGGGAGTAGGTTTATTAATAGTCGAATTACCAAAGTACTAACAATTGAATCTTCTGGTATTGCACCAGGACTAACAACTGCTTTAGAGCTTAAGACCCCACTGATTTTTGCAAGAAAAAGGAAGTCGCTTACGTTAAGCTCAAATCTTTTAACTGCAAAAGTACATTCATTTACAAAAAATGAGACTAATGAAATTACCGTTTCTAAAGATTTTATTAATGAAGGCGATAACGTATTGATTATTGATGACTTTTTAGCAAATGGCGAGGCTGCACTTGGACTAGCATCCTTAGTGGAGCAAGCAAATGCAACCGTTGCAGGAATTGGCATCGTGATCGAGAAATCTTTCCAACCAGGTCGCAACAAATTAGAGGAAGCTGGATACGTCGTTGAATCACTAGCGAGACTTTCTTCCCTTGTAGATAAAAAAGTTCATTTTCTTGAAGAAATAAGTGAGTGAATTTCATAATTACCAAAAACGAGCCATAAATGGCGATAAGTTGGAATTATGAAATTCATTAACAAAAAAATAAAACTATTTAAAGGAGAAAATCATGTCAACAAAACAAATCCATTACCCTTGGTATAAAAAAGAAGATACTGATGCATTTTTTGCTCTTTTTCAAAATAATTTAGCTAACTTTGTAATTATTGCTGTTACAATGCTCGGTATGGGTTTTCCAGCTAGTATTGTTTTTGGAAAAGTTATTCCTGGTGCTGCTGTGGCCGTTATGGTAGGAAACTTATATTATGCTTATTCTGCTAATAAACTTGCAAAAAAAGAAGGACGTACAGATGTAACTGCCCTTTCTTATGGAATCAGTACTCCTGTTATGTTCGTTTTCTTATTTGGTGTTTTGGCACCTGCTAATGCGTTAACTGGTGACCCAGAACTAGCTTGGAAAATTGCCCTTGCTGCTTGTATGTTAAGTGGAATTATTGAAATTTTACTTAGTGCTACTGGTAATTGGGTAAGAAATAATATCCCACGTGCAGCTATGCTTGGAGCGTTAGCTGGGGTAGCGTTAACATTTATTGCTGGTGAAATGTTGTTTAGAACGTTTCAAATGCCAGTTGTTGGTCTTTTGGTACTTGCAATTATTTTAGTTGGACTAGTTGGGAAAGTTGCCTTGCCATTTAAAATTCCCGCTTCTTTATTCGCAATTGTTATTGGGACAGTTTTAGCATTTACGTTAGGGTACTCGGAGACTTCTAAGATTTCCGAAGGGCTAGCTAACTTTGGGTTTTATCCTATTCTTCCTACCTTAGGAGCTTTTGAAGGAATGAGTCTTTTATTTGGTACGATGATTGCGTTACTTGCGGTTATTTTACCAATTACGATTTATAATGCTGTTGAGACAATGAACAATGTTGAAGCTATGGCAGCTGAAGGAGATCGTTACGATGTAAGAGAGTGTCAAGCGGTAGACGGTGCTGGAACGGTTATTGGTTCTTTATTTGGTGGAATGTTCCCAACAACAGTTTACATCGCTTCTGTAGGATCTAAGTGGATGGGTGCGGGTCGTGGTTATAGTATCCTTAATGCAGTTGTTTTTGGAATTACGGCTATGTTCGGAGTAATAGCGGCTCTTTCTGCAATTATTCCAATCTCTGTCGTTGCACCAATATTAGTTTTCGTTGGTATTTCAATGGTATCTACTGCGTTTCAAACAAATGAAGCTAAATATTATCCAGCAGTTGTTTTAGCAATGCTTCCATATTTAGCAAACTTTATTATGTCTCGTTTCAACAATACTGCTGGTGAAGCTGTAGCAAACTTTTCATCAGCCATTGTCCCTCTTGGGCAAGGCGCTATGTTTTCAGGTATCATTCTTGGAGCTATAACAGTGTTTATTATTGATAATAACTTCAAGAAGGCAGCGCTATTCTCATTTATTGGTGCTGGGCTATCCTACGTTGGTTTAATGCACGCGCCAAAACTAGCTTTCGGTGCAGCTAATGACTATATGCTTGGCTACATTATTATCGGAATATTCTTTAGCATGTATGCCTTTAAAGGGAATGCCTCTGTTAAGTCTAATGATTTAGACTCAGAAAAACGAGCTGCATAACAGTGAAAAAAGATGTCGGTTGCACAAACAATCGATATCTTTTTTTTAATTAGTTAAACAAATATATTGTAAAAAAATACTATCTCTATAATAATAAAATAAAGGAGTGATAGAATGATAATTAAAGTTTTTGCTAATTTCCGAGAAATTTGTGGTGGTAAAACAGTAACTTTATCTATAGAAAAAGGCCAAGCCATCTTGTCGGTGTTAAATCAACTAATTGAACGATACCCTTTAATGTCTGAAGAATTATTTACTGAAGATAAAAAATTGAAGCCACTTGTTCATGTTTTTATAAACGGACAAAATATCATTCATTTAGATGGTTTAACAACAACAGTGAAAGAAACAGATCAAATCGCATTATTCCCTCCCGTTGCAGGTGGTTAAATGAACGATGAAAAATTAGAAATTCGCGGGATTTCTAGAAAAGAACTAATTACGTATTTAATCGAAATAGGAGCTACAACAAATAACAATCACTTATTTTTAGGGGAAAATTGGTCATGTCAGGTTTCTCGGGAAGATCATTTCCACATGTTTCAATCTTGGATTCCTAAAGTATCTTTACTATTCAGTTCTGAAGATTCTCTTACATTAAAAAATGTTGTTATGAGCTTTCGTAAAAAGACATTTCGGGCTGGTGGATGATTGTTTTTACCTAAACAGTAAAAGGGGATGACATGTAAATCTTGTCAGCCCCTTTTTGTTATTAAGCTCCTACACTTACCTCAATATCAAGCTCTTTTAACTTTTGTGGAGGTACTACTCCATCTTCCCAACCACGTACTTCATTGTATTCTTTTAACATTTCTGCCAAATGACTAACTGATCCTGCGGAGTTACCAGTTGCAGGCTCTGTTAAGAAACGCTGTGGTAATGTATCGTCTTTACCATCAAATCCAGCTTGATTGTTGAAATATCTTTCAATATTATAAACCCTCTCACCAATCTTCATAATATCATCACCTGTTAGTTCAATACCAACAACTGCAGAGTATTGCTGTGCATATAGGTCTGCATTTTCAGAGAATGATGAGAATTTACATAAGTCAAGGGAATCAGAGAACGCATGTAAGTCTTGGAATATTTTTAAAAGTGCACCCTTTCCTTCTACTTGGAAACGGTCAACAGCTTCTGGAATTCCAGCAATTTCAGCAGCAATTGTGTAGCCTCTTAAATGACAAGCACCACGGTTACTTGTTGCATAAGCTAAACCAATTCCTTGTACACCACGTGGATCATAAGCTGGGATTCCTTGGTTTTTAACTACCATCGCTAAGTCTGGGTTACCAAATTGAGCAGCAGCTTCTCCTGGACCTTCTGCTAAGATATCACCAATTCCATCACGATTGATAATTTTATCAACCCAAGCGATCATTGTATCAACATCGCCCCACTCAATTTTATCTTCGATTAAGCCTTTTTCATATGCTTCCATAGATAATGAGAAGATATGACCTAACTCAATCGTATCTATTCCGTAATCAT
This window harbors:
- a CDS encoding xanthine phosphoribosyltransferase — protein: MEELKQAILNKGVVLSDGVLKVDAFLNHQIDPVLALQIGKEFGSRFINSRITKVLTIESSGIAPGLTTALELKTPLIFARKRKSLTLSSNLLTAKVHSFTKNETNEITVSKDFINEGDNVLIIDDFLANGEAALGLASLVEQANATVAGIGIVIEKSFQPGRNKLEEAGYVVESLARLSSLVDKKVHFLEEISE
- a CDS encoding NCS2 family permease; the encoded protein is MSTKQIHYPWYKKEDTDAFFALFQNNLANFVIIAVTMLGMGFPASIVFGKVIPGAAVAVMVGNLYYAYSANKLAKKEGRTDVTALSYGISTPVMFVFLFGVLAPANALTGDPELAWKIALAACMLSGIIEILLSATGNWVRNNIPRAAMLGALAGVALTFIAGEMLFRTFQMPVVGLLVLAIILVGLVGKVALPFKIPASLFAIVIGTVLAFTLGYSETSKISEGLANFGFYPILPTLGAFEGMSLLFGTMIALLAVILPITIYNAVETMNNVEAMAAEGDRYDVRECQAVDGAGTVIGSLFGGMFPTTVYIASVGSKWMGAGRGYSILNAVVFGITAMFGVIAALSAIIPISVVAPILVFVGISMVSTAFQTNEAKYYPAVVLAMLPYLANFIMSRFNNTAGEAVANFSSAIVPLGQGAMFSGIILGAITVFIIDNNFKKAALFSFIGAGLSYVGLMHAPKLAFGAANDYMLGYIIIGIFFSMYAFKGNASVKSNDLDSEKRAA
- a CDS encoding ubiquitin-like small modifier protein 1 — protein: MIIKVFANFREICGGKTVTLSIEKGQAILSVLNQLIERYPLMSEELFTEDKKLKPLVHVFINGQNIIHLDGLTTTVKETDQIALFPPVAGG